Proteins from a single region of Catenulispora acidiphila DSM 44928:
- a CDS encoding M20/M25/M40 family metallo-hydrolase, producing MDIAQLTARVDALMPGVADDLKRLAAIPSIAFPGYPPEKIAECHDLLVDLLREAGVQDLEDLRLPNTSPIITGHIPPPTPDAPTVLLYGHYDVQPPGDEAAWASPPFTPTEYTDPEHGPAIRGRGVADDKSNLAVHLGALRAFDGRPPVGIRVVLEGQEEYGSALDDYPPLNPSAFACDAMVIADMGNIRPGTPTLTTALRGDAEVLVEVRTLKEARHSGLYGGAAPDALLTLIAALATLHNDKGDVAVPGLRREPWSGTAYTDEEFRRLAAVEPETPLLGTGGLGERLWSGPAITVVGLDAPAVDTAALAVVPYARALINLRIHPQQDPKEAQQALVQHLEAVKPFGVELTVTPQDAGPGFAAKTGGPAYQAASTAMKAVWGADATQAASGGAIPLVNGLAKAVPGAEILLFGAEDAACQLHGPNERVLLSELRNSVLAEAAFFEAYARDYAKLSS from the coding sequence ATGGACATCGCGCAGCTCACTGCCAGGGTCGACGCCCTGATGCCGGGTGTCGCCGACGATCTCAAGCGGCTGGCGGCCATCCCCTCGATCGCCTTTCCCGGCTATCCGCCGGAGAAGATTGCCGAGTGCCACGACCTGCTGGTCGACCTGCTGCGCGAAGCCGGAGTGCAGGATCTGGAAGACCTGCGCCTACCGAACACGTCCCCGATCATCACCGGCCACATCCCGCCGCCGACGCCGGACGCCCCGACCGTGCTCCTGTACGGGCACTACGACGTCCAGCCGCCCGGCGACGAGGCCGCCTGGGCCTCCCCGCCCTTCACGCCCACGGAGTACACCGATCCCGAGCACGGCCCGGCGATCCGGGGACGCGGCGTCGCCGACGACAAGTCGAACCTGGCGGTCCACCTCGGCGCCCTGCGCGCGTTCGACGGCCGTCCGCCGGTGGGCATCCGCGTCGTGCTGGAGGGTCAGGAGGAATACGGCAGCGCCCTGGACGACTACCCGCCGCTCAACCCCTCGGCCTTCGCCTGCGACGCGATGGTCATCGCCGACATGGGCAACATCCGCCCCGGCACGCCGACGCTGACCACCGCGCTGCGCGGCGACGCCGAGGTGCTGGTGGAGGTCCGCACGCTGAAGGAGGCGCGGCACAGCGGTCTGTACGGCGGCGCCGCCCCCGACGCGCTGCTCACCCTGATCGCCGCACTGGCCACACTGCACAACGACAAGGGCGACGTGGCCGTGCCGGGCCTGCGCCGCGAGCCGTGGTCCGGGACCGCGTACACCGACGAGGAGTTCCGCAGGCTGGCGGCCGTCGAGCCGGAGACGCCGCTGCTCGGGACCGGCGGGCTCGGCGAGCGGCTGTGGAGCGGACCGGCGATCACCGTCGTCGGGCTGGACGCGCCGGCCGTCGACACCGCGGCGCTGGCGGTCGTGCCGTATGCCAGAGCACTGATCAACCTGCGCATCCACCCGCAGCAGGATCCGAAAGAAGCGCAGCAGGCGCTGGTTCAGCATCTGGAGGCGGTGAAGCCATTCGGCGTCGAGCTCACCGTGACGCCGCAGGACGCCGGTCCCGGGTTCGCCGCGAAGACCGGCGGCCCGGCGTATCAGGCCGCTTCAACGGCGATGAAGGCGGTGTGGGGAGCGGACGCCACGCAGGCAGCGAGCGGCGGCGCCATCCCGTTGGTCAACGGGCTCGCGAAAGCGGTGCCAGGCGCCGAGATCCTGCTGTTCGGCGCCGAGGACGCGGCCTGCCAGCTGCATGGTCCCAACGAACGGGTTTTGCTCTCTGAGCTGCGGAATTCGGTGCTGGCGGAGGCGGCATTCTTCGAGGCATACGCGCGCGATTATGCGAAGCTCTCCTCATGA
- a CDS encoding MFS transporter, protein MALETSNGPGTTSSPFDAEPTARVRAPWITGFVVAGLGWQVASQVPSTFTVPQQIKDIDPAGHVADFAWVNTIGTLSILFLGPLFGMLSDRTTSRFGRRRPWIAVGGIAGAGALVFSGTQNSVWGVGLGYLLQTVCVAALAAGMVTIVPDQVPAGQRGIVLGWGGVPQAAALIIGGILVSLSKGYVGQYAALAALMVFVVLFAWRVGDPQLPRERREPFSFQAYLANYRIQVRQYPDFGWALATRFLMVLGYGLGTLYTPYFLDDVLGFKNTPSDKSNDSHLLIVVAVNSVSTVALVVIAGWLSDRWGRRKPLVAAGSAVMAVAAAMLAVHQTWGMMLAAGAVLGLGYGVYLSVDGALVTQTLPSGADRGRDMGFANLMTIIPFALVPPIAALLIKFAGGYAALFWASAIASVAGALCINRIRGVR, encoded by the coding sequence TTGGCACTGGAAACGTCGAACGGCCCCGGCACCACCTCGTCCCCGTTCGACGCGGAGCCCACGGCGCGGGTCCGGGCGCCCTGGATCACCGGGTTCGTGGTCGCCGGGCTCGGCTGGCAGGTGGCGAGCCAGGTACCGAGCACCTTCACGGTGCCGCAGCAGATCAAGGACATCGATCCGGCCGGGCACGTCGCGGACTTCGCGTGGGTGAACACGATCGGGACGCTGTCGATCCTGTTCCTGGGCCCGCTGTTCGGGATGCTGTCGGACCGGACGACGTCGCGGTTCGGGCGCCGTCGGCCGTGGATCGCCGTGGGCGGCATAGCCGGCGCGGGAGCGCTGGTCTTCAGCGGGACGCAGAACTCTGTGTGGGGCGTCGGGCTCGGCTATCTGCTGCAGACGGTGTGCGTGGCCGCTTTGGCGGCCGGCATGGTGACGATCGTCCCGGACCAGGTGCCGGCCGGGCAGCGCGGGATCGTGCTCGGGTGGGGCGGGGTGCCGCAGGCCGCTGCGCTGATCATCGGCGGGATCCTGGTCTCGCTGTCGAAGGGGTACGTCGGGCAGTACGCGGCGCTGGCCGCGCTGATGGTGTTCGTGGTGCTGTTCGCGTGGCGGGTCGGGGACCCGCAGCTGCCTCGTGAGCGGCGGGAACCCTTTAGTTTCCAGGCGTATCTCGCCAACTATCGGATCCAGGTACGGCAGTACCCCGACTTCGGGTGGGCGCTGGCGACGCGGTTTCTGATGGTCCTCGGATACGGACTCGGGACGTTGTACACGCCGTACTTCCTGGACGACGTGCTCGGGTTCAAGAACACGCCGAGCGACAAGAGCAACGACAGCCATCTGCTGATCGTGGTGGCCGTGAACAGTGTTTCCACGGTCGCGCTGGTGGTCATCGCGGGCTGGCTCTCGGACCGGTGGGGACGCCGGAAGCCGTTGGTGGCCGCCGGGTCCGCGGTGATGGCGGTCGCCGCCGCGATGCTCGCGGTGCATCAGACCTGGGGGATGATGCTCGCCGCCGGCGCGGTGCTCGGGCTCGGGTATGGCGTCTATCTGAGCGTGGACGGCGCGCTGGTCACGCAGACGCTGCCGTCCGGCGCGGATCGCGGGCGGGACATGGGATTCGCGAACTTGATGACGATCATCCCGTTCGCGCTCGTGCCGCCGATCGCCGCACTGCTCATCAAGTTCGCGGGTGGGTATGCTGCGCTGTTCTGGGCTTCGGCGATCGCCTCGGTCGCGGGAGCCTTGTGTATCAACAGGATTCGCGGCGTTCGGTAA
- a CDS encoding alkaline phosphatase family protein: MTSPSRVLVIGIDGVRLDVLRSVATPHIDAVAAEGFLAPVRIDDATPTWSGPCWATIATGVSAAKHGIMHNVFTGHRLTEYPDFLTLASLAGKRTYLSVGSWEPLATAACGGPLFAAPDRVTFTSYGLDCERGDEAATVDAEREMLAADYDVAFVYLGDVDETGHELGVGAEYRAAVERADARVGRLVATVRARAAYAAERWTVIVVTDHGHVDEGGHGGDSDLERTAWIAASGPGIAAGAEMGTLRHVDVAAHVYEAVGLSEAMAGLPLEGKPFGAVSV, from the coding sequence ATGACCTCTCCTTCCCGTGTCCTCGTCATCGGCATCGACGGGGTGCGTCTCGACGTGCTCCGCAGCGTGGCGACGCCGCATATCGACGCGGTCGCCGCCGAGGGCTTCCTGGCGCCGGTGCGGATCGACGACGCGACGCCGACCTGGTCCGGTCCGTGTTGGGCGACGATCGCGACCGGGGTCTCGGCGGCGAAGCACGGGATCATGCACAACGTCTTCACCGGGCACCGGCTCACGGAGTATCCGGACTTCCTGACGCTGGCCTCGCTCGCGGGGAAGCGGACGTACCTGTCGGTCGGGAGCTGGGAGCCGCTGGCGACGGCGGCGTGCGGGGGACCGTTGTTCGCGGCGCCGGACCGGGTGACGTTCACGTCCTACGGGCTGGACTGCGAGCGCGGGGACGAGGCGGCGACGGTCGACGCCGAGCGGGAGATGCTGGCGGCGGACTACGACGTGGCGTTCGTGTATCTGGGGGACGTCGACGAGACCGGGCACGAGCTCGGGGTCGGCGCCGAGTACCGCGCGGCGGTGGAGCGTGCCGACGCGCGGGTCGGACGGCTGGTGGCGACGGTGCGGGCGCGCGCGGCGTACGCCGCGGAACGGTGGACGGTGATCGTGGTGACGGACCACGGTCACGTCGACGAGGGCGGCCACGGCGGCGACAGCGATCTGGAGCGCACGGCGTGGATCGCCGCCAGCGGGCCGGGGATCGCGGCGGGCGCGGAGATGGGGACGCTGCGGCATGTGGACGTCGCGGCGCATGTGTATGAGGCGGTCGGGCTGAGCGAGGCGATGGCGGGGCTTCCTTTGGAGGGGAAGCCTTTTGGGGCGGTCTCGGTCTGA
- a CDS encoding ribonuclease Z, whose protein sequence is MMRELVILGTASQVPTRYRAHNAYFLRFDEQGFLFDPGEGAQRQMQFAGLSVSEITRLCVTHFHGDHALGLPGILQRMSLDDVPHEVVCHFPGEHEEYFERLRFATPHHARAKIATQPACGVRSYPLDGGLTLTVAPLDHGMPCQGYRLDEADGVRMLPRKLAAACIKGPDISRLRAEGRLGDVRLEDVSVPRPGQSFAFLMDTRRCPGAEQLAAGVDLLVVEATFLDSEEEQAGQFGHLTARQAARLAADAGVRELVLTHFSQRYPVDEAPARYLAQAAEEFSGPIHIAEDLMRIPFPKRAEAKEADVKEAEALEAGAREKNQSTKKAP, encoded by the coding sequence ATGATGCGCGAGCTGGTCATCCTGGGTACCGCCTCGCAGGTCCCGACGCGCTATCGCGCGCACAACGCCTACTTCCTCCGCTTCGACGAGCAGGGCTTCCTGTTCGATCCGGGCGAGGGCGCGCAGCGTCAGATGCAGTTCGCCGGGCTGTCGGTCAGCGAGATCACCCGGCTGTGCGTCACGCACTTCCACGGCGACCACGCGCTGGGCCTGCCCGGCATCCTCCAGCGCATGTCGCTGGACGACGTCCCGCACGAAGTGGTCTGCCACTTCCCCGGCGAGCACGAGGAGTACTTCGAGCGCCTCCGCTTCGCCACGCCGCACCACGCCCGCGCGAAGATCGCCACGCAGCCCGCGTGCGGCGTGCGCTCCTACCCCCTCGACGGCGGCCTGACCCTCACCGTCGCCCCGCTCGACCACGGCATGCCCTGCCAGGGCTACCGCCTCGACGAGGCCGACGGCGTCAGGATGCTGCCCCGCAAGCTCGCCGCGGCGTGCATCAAGGGTCCGGACATCTCCCGTCTGCGCGCCGAGGGCCGCCTCGGCGACGTCCGGCTCGAGGACGTCAGCGTCCCCCGCCCCGGCCAGAGCTTCGCCTTCCTGATGGACACTCGCCGCTGCCCCGGCGCCGAGCAGCTCGCCGCCGGGGTCGATCTCCTCGTCGTCGAGGCGACCTTCCTGGACTCCGAGGAAGAACAGGCCGGCCAGTTCGGCCACCTCACCGCCCGCCAGGCCGCGCGCCTGGCCGCCGACGCCGGCGTCCGCGAGCTGGTGCTGACCCATTTCTCGCAGCGCTACCCGGTCGACGAAGCCCCGGCGCGCTACCTCGCCCAGGCCGCCGAGGAGTTCAGCGGCCCGATCCACATCGCCGAAGACCTGATGCGGATCCCCTTCCCGAAGCGAGCGGAGGCGAAGGAAGCAGACGTGAAGGAAGCAGAGGCGTTGGAAGCGGGAGCGAGAGAGAAGAATCAGAGCACGAAGAAAGCTCCCTGA